The Odocoileus virginianus isolate 20LAN1187 ecotype Illinois unplaced genomic scaffold, Ovbor_1.2 Unplaced_Contig_3, whole genome shotgun sequence genome includes a window with the following:
- the SLC41A3 gene encoding solute carrier family 41 member 3 isoform X1 has protein sequence METRQRRPEELGLLQALGAGSSLESPRVVPTPPGPELSRETAWSIGIQVTLPFLFAGLGLSGAGILLHYFQHWPVFTEMKDLLTLVPPLVGLKGNLEMTLASRLSTAANTGQIDDPREQYRVVSSNLALVQVQAAVVGLLAAVAALLLGLASGQGLDVVEAQVLCASSVLTASLAACALGTLMVCIVVGARKLGVNPDNIATPIAASLGDLITLSLLAVVSSFFYRHRDSQYLTPLVCVGFAVLTPACVLIAKQNPPVVRILKFGWFPIVLAMLVSSLGGLILNKTLYRPQFRGMAVFAPIMCGVGGNLVAIQTSRISTYLHLWSTPGVLPLWMKKCWPNPCSTFCSSEISATSARVLLLLVVPGHLAFFSVVSLLESQSVPSDRTFVLLYLLAGLVQVMVLLHLADVAVRLAWRQALDPDDHCIPYLTGLGDLLGTGLLALCFLVHGLLWTGARLGGPLDPAPGPS, from the exons ATGGAGACCCGACAGCGGAGGCCGGAGGAGCTGGGGCTGCTGCAGGCCCTCGGGGCAGGGAGCAGCCTCGAGAGCCCGAGGGTGGTCCCCACGCCCCCAGGGCCCGAGCTCAGCAGGGAGACTGCCTGGTCCATTGGCATCCAGGTGACCCTGCCCTTCCTGTTTGCAGGCCTGGGGCTGTCTGGAGCAGGCATCCTTCTGCACTATTTCCAG CACTGGCCCGTGTTCACGGAGATGAAGGACCTGCTCACCTTGGTGCCGCCCCTGGTGGGCCTGAAGGGCAACCTGGAGATGACGCTGGCCTCGAGGCTGTCCACCGCG GCCAATACCGGGCAGATCGATGACCCCCGGGAGCAGTACAGGGTGGTCAGCAGTAACCTCGCCCTTGTCCAG GTGCAGGCTGCCGTGGTGGGGCTCCTGGCGGCTGTGGCAGCCCTGCTGCTGGGCCTGGCCTCAGGCCAGGGGCTGGACGTGGTGGAGGCCCAGGTGTTGTGCGCCAGCAGCGTCCTCACCGCCTCCCTGGCGGCCTGCGCCCTGG GGACGCTGATGGTCTGCATCGTGGTTGGCGCGCGGAAGCTGGGGGTCAACCCGGACAACATCGCCACGCCCATCGCGGCCAGCCTGGGCGACCTCATCACGCTCTCCCTGCTGGCTGTGGTCAGCAGCTTCTTCTACAGACACAGAG aCAGCCAGTACCTGACGCCACTGGTCTGCGTCGGCTTCGCGGTGCTCACCCCCGCCTGTGTCCTCATCGCCAAGCAGAACCCCCCCGTTGTGAGGATTCTCAAGTTCGGCTGGTTCCCTATCGTCCTGGCGATGCTCGTCAGCAG CCTCGGGGGGCTTATCTTGAACAAGACCCTGTACCGGCCGCAGTTCAGAGGCATGGCCGTCTTTGCTCCCATCATGTGTG GCGTTGGTGGCAACCTGGTGGCCATTCAGACCAGCCGGATCTCCACGTACCTACACCTGTGGAGCACGCCCGGGGTCCTGCCCCTCTGGATGAAAAAATGCTGGCCCAACCCGTGCTCCACATTCTGCAGCTCAG AAATCAGCGCCACGTCGGCCCGCGTCCTGCTGCTGCTCGTGGTGCCCGGCCACTTGGCCTTCTTCTCCGTCGTCTCCCTGCTAGAAAGCCAGTCGGTCCCGAGCGACAGGACCTTCGTGCTCCTGTACCTGCTGGCGGGTCTGGTCCAG GTGATGGTCCTGCTGCACCTGGCGGACGTGGCGGTCCGGCTGGCGTGGCGGCAGGCCCTGGACCCGGACGACCACTGCATCCCATACCTCACAGGGCTGGGTGACCTGCTGGGCACTGGCCTGCTGGCGCTCTGCTTCCTCGTCCACGGGCTGCTGTGGACTGGGGCGCGGCTGGGCGGCCCCCTGGACCCGGCACCTGGACCCTCCTAG
- the SLC41A3 gene encoding solute carrier family 41 member 3 isoform X2: METRQRRPEELGLLQALGAGSSLESPRVVPTPPGPELSRETAWSIGIQVTLPFLFAGLGLSGAGILLHYFQHWPVFTEMKDLLTLVPPLVGLKGNLEMTLASRLSTAANTGQIDDPREQYRVVSSNLALVQVQAAVVGLLAAVAALLLGLASGQGLDVVEAQVLCASSVLTASLAACALGTLMVCIVVGARKLGVNPDNIATPIAASLGDLITLSLLAVVSSFFYRHRDSQYLTPLVCVGFAVLTPACVLIAKQNPPVVRILKFGWFPIVLAMLVSSLGGLILNKTLYRPQFRGMAVFAPIMCGGLWLRHTQFPVTPGAPQAQLSRVHPAPSPLLPATRFPQMCPQSGPLLSGSPRPALPPPTPVPCTWASAIETRGCWSRLLRSEVSCRGDTAAAWTPPSRDLGCLV; this comes from the exons ATGGAGACCCGACAGCGGAGGCCGGAGGAGCTGGGGCTGCTGCAGGCCCTCGGGGCAGGGAGCAGCCTCGAGAGCCCGAGGGTGGTCCCCACGCCCCCAGGGCCCGAGCTCAGCAGGGAGACTGCCTGGTCCATTGGCATCCAGGTGACCCTGCCCTTCCTGTTTGCAGGCCTGGGGCTGTCTGGAGCAGGCATCCTTCTGCACTATTTCCAG CACTGGCCCGTGTTCACGGAGATGAAGGACCTGCTCACCTTGGTGCCGCCCCTGGTGGGCCTGAAGGGCAACCTGGAGATGACGCTGGCCTCGAGGCTGTCCACCGCG GCCAATACCGGGCAGATCGATGACCCCCGGGAGCAGTACAGGGTGGTCAGCAGTAACCTCGCCCTTGTCCAG GTGCAGGCTGCCGTGGTGGGGCTCCTGGCGGCTGTGGCAGCCCTGCTGCTGGGCCTGGCCTCAGGCCAGGGGCTGGACGTGGTGGAGGCCCAGGTGTTGTGCGCCAGCAGCGTCCTCACCGCCTCCCTGGCGGCCTGCGCCCTGG GGACGCTGATGGTCTGCATCGTGGTTGGCGCGCGGAAGCTGGGGGTCAACCCGGACAACATCGCCACGCCCATCGCGGCCAGCCTGGGCGACCTCATCACGCTCTCCCTGCTGGCTGTGGTCAGCAGCTTCTTCTACAGACACAGAG aCAGCCAGTACCTGACGCCACTGGTCTGCGTCGGCTTCGCGGTGCTCACCCCCGCCTGTGTCCTCATCGCCAAGCAGAACCCCCCCGTTGTGAGGATTCTCAAGTTCGGCTGGTTCCCTATCGTCCTGGCGATGCTCGTCAGCAG CCTCGGGGGGCTTATCTTGAACAAGACCCTGTACCGGCCGCAGTTCAGAGGCATGGCCGTCTTTGCTCCCATCATGTGTG GAGGCCTGTGGCTCCGGCACACTCAGTTCCCGGTGACGCCAGGAGCCCCTCAAGCCCAGCTCAGCCGCGTGCACCCCGCCCCGTCTCCTCTCCTTCCGGCCACAAGGTTCCCTCAGATGTGCCCACAGTCTGGACCATTGCTGAGCGGCTCCCCGAGAccagccctccctccccccacccctgtgccCTGCACATGGGCATCAGCCATTGAGACCCGAGGCTGCTGGTCACGCCTCCTCCGCTCAGAGGTGTCCTGTCGAGGGGACACTGCTGCTGCCTGGACGCCTCCCTCGCGAGATCTCGGCTGCCTGGTCTGA
- the SLC41A3 gene encoding solute carrier family 41 member 3 isoform X4, which translates to MDPLGETAWCGRPERGGCPSPAMVVTQLALELHFQGGRLRGVRCELARWPRGAPPETAASIVGQVLVPMLLSGLGMVVAGLLMDRVQHWPVFTEMKDLLTLVPPLVGLKGNLEMTLASRLSTAANTGQIDDPREQYRVVSSNLALVQVQAAVVGLLAAVAALLLGLASGQGLDVVEAQVLCASSVLTASLAACALGTLMVCIVVGARKLGVNPDNIATPIAASLGDLITLSLLAVVSSFFYRHRDSQYLTPLVCVGFAVLTPACVLIAKQNPPVVRILKFGWFPIVLAMLVSSLGGLILNKTLYRPQFRGMAVFAPIMCGVGGNLVAIQTSRISTYLHLWSTPGVLPLWMKKCWPNPCSTFCSSEISATSARVLLLLVVPGHLAFFSVVSLLESQSVPSDRTFVLLYLLAGLVQVMVLLHLADVAVRLAWRQALDPDDHCIPYLTGLGDLLGTGLLALCFLVHGLLWTGARLGGPLDPAPGPS; encoded by the exons ATGGACCCCTTGGGAGAAACGGCCTGGTGTGGGCGCCCTGAGCGGGGAGGCTGTCCCAGCCCGGCCATGGTGGTCACCCAGCTGGCCCTGGAGCTCCACTTCCAGGGCGGGAGGCTGCGAGGCGTGCGCTGCGAGCTCGCTCGCTGGCCCCGGGGGGCGCCCCCCGAGACCGCCGCCAGCATCGTGGGCCAGGTCCTGGTGCCCATGCTGCTCTCCGGCCTGGGCATGGTGGTGGCCGGCCTGCTGATGGACCGCGTGCAG CACTGGCCCGTGTTCACGGAGATGAAGGACCTGCTCACCTTGGTGCCGCCCCTGGTGGGCCTGAAGGGCAACCTGGAGATGACGCTGGCCTCGAGGCTGTCCACCGCG GCCAATACCGGGCAGATCGATGACCCCCGGGAGCAGTACAGGGTGGTCAGCAGTAACCTCGCCCTTGTCCAG GTGCAGGCTGCCGTGGTGGGGCTCCTGGCGGCTGTGGCAGCCCTGCTGCTGGGCCTGGCCTCAGGCCAGGGGCTGGACGTGGTGGAGGCCCAGGTGTTGTGCGCCAGCAGCGTCCTCACCGCCTCCCTGGCGGCCTGCGCCCTGG GGACGCTGATGGTCTGCATCGTGGTTGGCGCGCGGAAGCTGGGGGTCAACCCGGACAACATCGCCACGCCCATCGCGGCCAGCCTGGGCGACCTCATCACGCTCTCCCTGCTGGCTGTGGTCAGCAGCTTCTTCTACAGACACAGAG aCAGCCAGTACCTGACGCCACTGGTCTGCGTCGGCTTCGCGGTGCTCACCCCCGCCTGTGTCCTCATCGCCAAGCAGAACCCCCCCGTTGTGAGGATTCTCAAGTTCGGCTGGTTCCCTATCGTCCTGGCGATGCTCGTCAGCAG CCTCGGGGGGCTTATCTTGAACAAGACCCTGTACCGGCCGCAGTTCAGAGGCATGGCCGTCTTTGCTCCCATCATGTGTG GCGTTGGTGGCAACCTGGTGGCCATTCAGACCAGCCGGATCTCCACGTACCTACACCTGTGGAGCACGCCCGGGGTCCTGCCCCTCTGGATGAAAAAATGCTGGCCCAACCCGTGCTCCACATTCTGCAGCTCAG AAATCAGCGCCACGTCGGCCCGCGTCCTGCTGCTGCTCGTGGTGCCCGGCCACTTGGCCTTCTTCTCCGTCGTCTCCCTGCTAGAAAGCCAGTCGGTCCCGAGCGACAGGACCTTCGTGCTCCTGTACCTGCTGGCGGGTCTGGTCCAG GTGATGGTCCTGCTGCACCTGGCGGACGTGGCGGTCCGGCTGGCGTGGCGGCAGGCCCTGGACCCGGACGACCACTGCATCCCATACCTCACAGGGCTGGGTGACCTGCTGGGCACTGGCCTGCTGGCGCTCTGCTTCCTCGTCCACGGGCTGCTGTGGACTGGGGCGCGGCTGGGCGGCCCCCTGGACCCGGCACCTGGACCCTCCTAG
- the SLC41A3 gene encoding solute carrier family 41 member 3 isoform X3, producing the protein MKDLLTLVPPLVGLKGNLEMTLASRLSTAANTGQIDDPREQYRVVSSNLALVQVQAAVVGLLAAVAALLLGLASGQGLDVVEAQVLCASSVLTASLAACALGTLMVCIVVGARKLGVNPDNIATPIAASLGDLITLSLLAVVSSFFYRHRDSQYLTPLVCVGFAVLTPACVLIAKQNPPVVRILKFGWFPIVLAMLVSSLGGLILNKTLYRPQFRGMAVFAPIMCGVGGNLVAIQTSRISTYLHLWSTPGVLPLWMKKCWPNPCSTFCSSEISATSARVLLLLVVPGHLAFFSVVSLLESQSVPSDRTFVLLYLLAGLVQVMVLLHLADVAVRLAWRQALDPDDHCIPYLTGLGDLLGTGLLALCFLVHGLLWTGARLGGPLDPAPGPS; encoded by the exons ATGAAGGACCTGCTCACCTTGGTGCCGCCCCTGGTGGGCCTGAAGGGCAACCTGGAGATGACGCTGGCCTCGAGGCTGTCCACCGCG GCCAATACCGGGCAGATCGATGACCCCCGGGAGCAGTACAGGGTGGTCAGCAGTAACCTCGCCCTTGTCCAG GTGCAGGCTGCCGTGGTGGGGCTCCTGGCGGCTGTGGCAGCCCTGCTGCTGGGCCTGGCCTCAGGCCAGGGGCTGGACGTGGTGGAGGCCCAGGTGTTGTGCGCCAGCAGCGTCCTCACCGCCTCCCTGGCGGCCTGCGCCCTGG GGACGCTGATGGTCTGCATCGTGGTTGGCGCGCGGAAGCTGGGGGTCAACCCGGACAACATCGCCACGCCCATCGCGGCCAGCCTGGGCGACCTCATCACGCTCTCCCTGCTGGCTGTGGTCAGCAGCTTCTTCTACAGACACAGAG aCAGCCAGTACCTGACGCCACTGGTCTGCGTCGGCTTCGCGGTGCTCACCCCCGCCTGTGTCCTCATCGCCAAGCAGAACCCCCCCGTTGTGAGGATTCTCAAGTTCGGCTGGTTCCCTATCGTCCTGGCGATGCTCGTCAGCAG CCTCGGGGGGCTTATCTTGAACAAGACCCTGTACCGGCCGCAGTTCAGAGGCATGGCCGTCTTTGCTCCCATCATGTGTG GCGTTGGTGGCAACCTGGTGGCCATTCAGACCAGCCGGATCTCCACGTACCTACACCTGTGGAGCACGCCCGGGGTCCTGCCCCTCTGGATGAAAAAATGCTGGCCCAACCCGTGCTCCACATTCTGCAGCTCAG AAATCAGCGCCACGTCGGCCCGCGTCCTGCTGCTGCTCGTGGTGCCCGGCCACTTGGCCTTCTTCTCCGTCGTCTCCCTGCTAGAAAGCCAGTCGGTCCCGAGCGACAGGACCTTCGTGCTCCTGTACCTGCTGGCGGGTCTGGTCCAG GTGATGGTCCTGCTGCACCTGGCGGACGTGGCGGTCCGGCTGGCGTGGCGGCAGGCCCTGGACCCGGACGACCACTGCATCCCATACCTCACAGGGCTGGGTGACCTGCTGGGCACTGGCCTGCTGGCGCTCTGCTTCCTCGTCCACGGGCTGCTGTGGACTGGGGCGCGGCTGGGCGGCCCCCTGGACCCGGCACCTGGACCCTCCTAG